A DNA window from Candidatus Sulfidibacterium hydrothermale contains the following coding sequences:
- a CDS encoding SusC/RagA family TonB-linked outer membrane protein encodes MRSLLAIILLSLMTATGYGQHLVTGRVTEQSGTSLPGVNVVIKGTTNGTVTNADGVYKIVAKKTDSLVFSYIGYQKVSKYVGNRKTINVVMHVINNQLNELVVVGYGTMRKSDVTGATSTVKVKTNVAREYNTVDQLLQGRAAGVQVISNNGNPGMGISVQIRGINSLRGNNQPLYVVDGVPITSAGEDAAMAQKDGNSLSEKQNGLAGLNPSDIASIEVLKDASATAIYGSRGANGVVLITTKKGRSGKMNIDGYFTTGISNISKKLSVLDGVDYAQYRNEVAIMNGQNPNFYIDNNQVYTVTYENGQPVISKTPSRTVNWQDEIYKPGWTYTAGASFSGGTKKGTFYVSADYTDVSGIVSTSRMQSGSFRINLTENLTKKFKIDGRLSLYYSQGTFAQDGDKAGANRSFIKSVLTYSPIIGDDVENLDIDLGLSNPYSWLNDFEDVSKQLRSQASLRATYQLPIKGLKFQITGGANIWTKERKRWYGLTTFQGAASNGRLSMGSLQKYSWVVNNLLLYNRVFKKKHSINAMAGYVYDGIYRVNSSYEVTDFSTTTFTVDGPQYGSLITAPLKTSPTTEVMNSFLTRLNYSYDRKYIATVTFRADGSSKFAEGNKYSFFPSFSLAWLASEESFIKKLNVFSLLKVRAGWGQTGNQAISPYQTFANYDIAYYAQADNSTGIAFVPVNIANPKLKWETTTQTNVGFDLGFFNGKLTATVDAYYKETDDLLQKMVLPSSTGYSVMMINRGSISNKGIDISVNGVAIAKKDMNLSIGGNISFNRNKILYLGIPDAPVYIDGKETMASFYMGDPVSTGNYFHCPANIFMVGQPIGMFWGWKTDGIYQADDPNILPGFQPGDVKIVDLNGDGKIDLNDRTFIGNPNPDFTYGFNLDFTYKRLSLTVTAYGTYGNQIANGLAIEYYTATGSESNLNPAAYHDAWRPDKPSNSYPRVLYQGDQGAPAITDRIIEDGSYFRITNLTIGYDIPVKHTVQKLHVYASAQNLLTITGYSGYDPNVTSFLYNGNIQGVDWNAFPSARTYIIGLNIRF; translated from the coding sequence ATGAGATCTTTACTTGCAATTATTCTTCTCAGCCTGATGACAGCCACGGGTTACGGGCAACATCTGGTCACGGGAAGAGTAACTGAACAGTCCGGAACCTCTTTGCCCGGTGTAAACGTCGTTATTAAAGGGACCACCAACGGTACCGTAACCAATGCAGACGGGGTTTACAAAATTGTGGCAAAAAAAACGGATTCACTGGTATTCAGTTACATTGGTTACCAAAAAGTTTCCAAATATGTAGGAAACCGAAAAACCATTAACGTGGTGATGCATGTCATCAACAACCAGTTGAACGAACTCGTCGTTGTCGGCTATGGTACCATGCGTAAAAGCGACGTTACCGGTGCTACTTCCACGGTAAAAGTAAAAACCAACGTAGCCCGCGAATACAACACAGTCGACCAGTTGTTACAGGGTCGTGCTGCCGGTGTACAGGTAATCAGCAACAATGGAAACCCGGGAATGGGAATTAGCGTGCAAATTCGCGGTATCAACAGCTTACGCGGAAACAACCAACCCTTGTATGTAGTCGATGGTGTACCGATCACTTCTGCCGGCGAAGATGCGGCCATGGCCCAAAAAGACGGTAACTCACTCTCAGAAAAACAAAACGGTTTGGCCGGTTTAAATCCCAGCGACATTGCCAGCATCGAAGTACTTAAAGATGCATCGGCCACTGCTATTTATGGCTCACGCGGTGCCAATGGTGTGGTTTTAATTACCACAAAAAAAGGCCGTTCCGGAAAAATGAACATCGATGGTTATTTTACCACCGGAATCTCCAACATCAGTAAAAAGCTCTCCGTTTTAGATGGTGTTGACTACGCCCAGTACCGGAATGAAGTGGCCATCATGAACGGCCAAAATCCCAATTTTTATATTGATAACAATCAGGTTTATACCGTAACTTATGAAAACGGTCAGCCAGTTATCAGCAAAACTCCCAGCCGAACCGTAAATTGGCAGGATGAAATTTACAAACCGGGGTGGACTTATACTGCTGGGGCTTCTTTTAGTGGCGGAACCAAAAAAGGAACCTTTTATGTTTCGGCCGATTATACCGATGTATCCGGTATTGTAAGCACTTCACGAATGCAGTCCGGTTCTTTCCGAATCAACCTGACCGAAAACCTTACCAAAAAATTTAAAATTGACGGACGGTTGTCCCTTTACTATAGTCAAGGTACTTTTGCCCAGGATGGAGACAAGGCCGGTGCCAACCGGAGTTTCATCAAAAGTGTTCTCACCTACAGTCCCATCATTGGCGATGACGTAGAAAATCTGGATATCGATCTTGGACTTTCTAATCCGTATTCCTGGCTGAACGATTTTGAAGATGTTTCCAAACAGCTTCGTTCGCAAGCTTCTCTGCGGGCCACTTACCAGCTTCCCATTAAAGGGCTCAAATTCCAGATCACCGGCGGAGCCAACATCTGGACCAAAGAAAGAAAACGCTGGTACGGATTGACCACTTTCCAGGGTGCTGCTTCCAACGGACGGCTGTCTATGGGAAGCTTACAAAAATACTCATGGGTAGTGAACAACCTGCTCCTCTATAACCGTGTTTTCAAAAAGAAACACTCCATCAATGCCATGGCCGGATATGTTTACGACGGAATTTACCGGGTAAACAGTTCTTACGAAGTAACCGACTTTTCCACAACAACATTTACGGTAGACGGCCCGCAATACGGCTCATTGATTACGGCTCCTTTAAAAACTTCTCCAACTACCGAGGTGATGAATTCATTCCTTACCCGGTTGAATTATTCTTACGACAGAAAATATATTGCCACTGTAACTTTCCGTGCTGACGGATCTTCCAAGTTTGCCGAAGGAAACAAATACAGTTTCTTCCCCTCTTTCTCGCTGGCATGGCTGGCTTCAGAAGAAAGTTTTATTAAAAAATTAAATGTTTTCAGTCTTTTGAAAGTTCGTGCCGGATGGGGGCAAACCGGAAACCAGGCCATTTCGCCTTACCAGACTTTCGCAAATTATGATATCGCCTATTATGCACAGGCAGACAACTCTACCGGTATTGCATTTGTTCCGGTTAATATTGCCAATCCTAAATTAAAATGGGAAACCACCACACAAACCAACGTAGGTTTCGATTTGGGATTCTTTAACGGGAAACTCACCGCTACGGTAGATGCTTATTATAAAGAAACCGATGACCTGTTACAGAAAATGGTTCTTCCTTCTTCCACCGGATATTCGGTGATGATGATCAACCGCGGTTCCATTTCCAACAAAGGGATAGACATCTCGGTAAATGGTGTAGCCATCGCCAAAAAAGACATGAACCTTTCCATCGGCGGAAATATTTCATTCAACCGCAATAAAATTCTCTATCTCGGTATTCCGGATGCTCCGGTATATATTGACGGAAAAGAAACCATGGCATCCTTTTACATGGGTGACCCGGTTTCCACCGGAAACTATTTCCACTGCCCGGCCAACATTTTTATGGTGGGACAACCCATCGGCATGTTTTGGGGTTGGAAAACCGATGGCATTTACCAGGCCGATGATCCGAATATCCTTCCGGGATTCCAGCCGGGAGATGTGAAGATTGTCGATTTGAACGGCGACGGAAAAATCGACCTGAACGACAGAACCTTTATCGGAAATCCTAATCCTGATTTTACTTACGGTTTCAATCTGGATTTCACCTACAAACGTCTCTCGCTGACAGTAACGGCATACGGAACTTACGGCAATCAGATTGCCAACGGACTTGCCATTGAATATTATACGGCCACAGGTTCTGAAAGCAATTTAAATCCTGCAGCATACCACGACGCCTGGCGTCCGGACAAACCGTCCAACAGCTATCCGCGCGTACTGTACCAGGGTGACCAGGGTGCCCCGGCTATTACCGACCGGATCATTGAAGACGGAAGTTATTTCAGAATTACCAATCTGACTATCGGATACGATATTCCTGTAAAACATACCGTTCAAAAACTTCATGTTTACGCTTCTGCACAAAACCTTCTGACCATCACCGGATACAGCGGGTATGATCCGAACGTAACCAGCTTCCTCTACAACGGGAACATTCAAGGCGTTGACTGGAATGCTTTTCCCAGTGCCAGGACGTATATTATCGGCCTTAACATCAGATTTTAG
- a CDS encoding tetratricopeptide repeat protein: MNHPFRFFPGFLFVASVLLSSCGNSNHIDVAKASFVGNKNCVSCHAKEFTSWKTSDHAHAMDTATDKTVLGNFNNAVFMHHGFKNRLYKKDGKFYVHTLGPGGKPGDFQIAYTFGYRPLQQYLVPFDSGRLQCLQIAWDTQRKCWYDLTDSLHKGETIAPDDWLYWTNNGQNWNGMCAECHSTNLRKNYNPKTHVYHTTWSEINVSCEACHGPASEHLKWARLPENERKKYPNYALRVHDDSLTADQLIGQCAYCHARRSSFGDFIYPHKDMFNIMAPQLPVEPVYFVDGQIKEEDYVYSSFTQSRMYHEKVRCTNCHDVHSLKVKYNGDNRLCEQCHQKKVYDTFSHTHHKFPGQKGKPLVLDHGKRIIPVGEGSKCINCHMPGRYYMGVDFRRDHSMRIPRPDLSVKLGTPNACNSQCHTDKSAQWAASFAARWYGKKHPHQFGETFEKVLQGDTTASHELLHIIHDSMTTPIIRASAVMYLGQIPPSVPAQQTIRKKLKDPNPMVRNEAVKAFVPTSVQDMITTLGPLLNDSTRLVRLSAVLRLSQIPVKQMDTTLRTSFWKDVKEYVETMDYSADFAPSRHNLGVLYSNLGDLQKARENFEEALRIDNQFYPAKVNLAIVYNKLHENNKAEKLLKEVIKSHPELPETYYSLGLLEAEMGNYDASARYLKTASEKMPDRPRIFLNLAKVLQYLHRMPEAEKAFLSAYQLEPENPGYLSELIGFYLKNGKKNQAVHYLKQWVKNHPHDQEARKLLSKING; encoded by the coding sequence ATGAATCATCCTTTCCGTTTTTTTCCCGGCTTTCTTTTCGTCGCTTCCGTTTTACTTTCTTCCTGCGGGAATTCAAACCACATTGATGTGGCCAAAGCTTCTTTTGTAGGAAATAAAAACTGCGTAAGCTGTCATGCGAAAGAATTTACTTCGTGGAAAACATCTGACCATGCTCATGCCATGGATACCGCAACAGACAAAACGGTTCTGGGCAATTTCAACAATGCGGTTTTCATGCATCACGGTTTCAAAAACCGGTTGTATAAAAAAGACGGAAAATTTTACGTGCATACCCTTGGCCCCGGTGGCAAGCCAGGCGATTTTCAGATTGCCTACACCTTCGGATACAGGCCGTTGCAACAATATCTTGTCCCGTTCGACAGCGGACGGCTGCAATGTCTGCAAATAGCCTGGGATACGCAAAGAAAATGCTGGTACGACCTGACCGATTCGCTGCACAAAGGCGAAACCATTGCTCCTGACGACTGGCTGTATTGGACCAACAACGGACAAAACTGGAACGGGATGTGTGCCGAATGCCACTCGACCAACCTGCGGAAAAACTACAATCCGAAAACCCATGTTTACCACACCACCTGGTCAGAAATCAACGTAAGCTGCGAAGCCTGTCACGGTCCGGCTTCTGAGCATTTAAAATGGGCCAGGCTTCCGGAAAACGAGCGAAAAAAATATCCGAACTATGCGCTGCGCGTCCATGACGACAGCCTGACCGCCGACCAGCTCATCGGACAGTGTGCTTACTGCCATGCCCGCCGGAGTTCGTTTGGTGATTTTATTTATCCCCACAAAGATATGTTCAACATCATGGCGCCGCAATTGCCCGTGGAACCGGTTTATTTTGTGGACGGCCAGATTAAAGAAGAAGATTACGTTTATTCGTCGTTTACGCAAAGCCGCATGTACCACGAAAAAGTACGTTGCACCAACTGTCATGATGTACACAGCCTGAAAGTAAAATACAACGGCGACAACCGGCTTTGCGAACAGTGCCATCAAAAAAAGGTGTACGATACTTTCAGTCATACCCACCATAAGTTTCCCGGACAAAAAGGAAAGCCACTGGTACTTGACCACGGCAAAAGAATTATTCCGGTGGGTGAAGGTTCTAAATGCATCAACTGCCACATGCCCGGACGTTATTACATGGGCGTGGATTTCCGGCGCGACCACAGCATGCGTATTCCGCGACCCGATTTAAGTGTGAAACTGGGCACGCCTAATGCCTGTAACAGTCAGTGTCATACCGATAAATCAGCCCAATGGGCAGCCAGCTTTGCCGCACGATGGTATGGCAAAAAACATCCGCATCAGTTTGGCGAAACTTTTGAAAAAGTTTTACAAGGGGACACTACTGCCAGCCACGAGTTGTTGCACATTATCCACGACAGCATGACAACGCCCATTATCCGGGCTTCTGCCGTAATGTATCTCGGACAAATTCCGCCTTCGGTACCAGCACAACAAACCATCCGAAAAAAATTAAAAGACCCGAATCCCATGGTGCGTAATGAAGCGGTAAAAGCTTTTGTCCCGACCAGCGTACAGGACATGATCACCACACTGGGACCTTTATTGAATGACTCCACACGTCTGGTACGTCTTTCAGCTGTACTGCGGCTATCGCAAATTCCGGTAAAACAGATGGATACAACGCTTCGAACCTCGTTCTGGAAAGACGTAAAAGAATATGTGGAAACCATGGATTATTCGGCCGATTTTGCACCGAGCCGGCATAATCTCGGCGTGCTTTATTCCAATCTGGGCGACCTGCAAAAAGCCAGGGAAAATTTTGAAGAAGCCCTGCGTATTGATAACCAGTTTTATCCGGCCAAAGTCAACCTCGCCATCGTTTACAATAAATTACATGAAAACAACAAGGCTGAAAAGCTGTTGAAAGAAGTCATAAAAAGCCATCCCGAACTACCGGAAACTTACTATTCGCTGGGATTGCTGGAAGCCGAAATGGGTAATTATGATGCATCGGCACGTTATCTGAAAACGGCTTCTGAAAAAATGCCTGACCGGCCGCGTATTTTTCTGAATCTGGCTAAAGTGTTGCAATATCTGCACCGGATGCCCGAAGCCGAAAAAGCTTTCCTGTCGGCTTATCAACTGGAACCGGAAAATCCGGGATATCTTTCGGAATTAATCGGATTTTACCTGAAAAACGGAAAGAAAAACCAAGCCGTCCATTATTTGAAACAATGGGTTAAAAACCACCCTCACGACCAGGAAGCCCGGAAACTGCTTTCAAAAATCAACGGGTAA
- a CDS encoding hybrid sensor histidine kinase/response regulator transcription factor, which produces MKYLSRLLFAGFLAFLFLTGIPSYAEGFRHLSRKDGLSSNRTYGTVEDKEGFLWIATSAGIDRFDGKHFVHYPLEKLEEIASRGFSYNYLLIDTSNNIFVVSNRGYVYRLNRLQDRFNPVKAFSFYNGKYVAAAFLDNNHHLLLGTPNGLVVYDYDRKQFIPTPVKKNVRGILSYGDGYLLGTTNAILWLSKDFKRTRQMGKWNPKLGKNVQVRALSYDAFNKRIWFGTQNTGLYYFDLKKNRYQESLCNVNIKKYPVWDIVQGNDTTMLVGTDGAGLFLVDLRKNEVIKQYTHNPDDEESISSNVIYGILVGREHVYFISTDIGGVDILNPLLPHFRMLRREKGNTQSLRNNVVRAIVEPKPGWLAFGTEKDVSLWDRKHNHWQRLGKISDAGRNRVVTAMSHSDDGSLWVGYFLNNLKIYGPAEKKYAPLPEILLHIRNPKAMYFDNNSQTLWTGRSGRQVRLLSYHFNTRILDRFSLPEVTDLHPYPLDKMLISTRRGLFIVNKNTSDIKKHLAFENKLNRITCLLVDNRQRIWIGSDGGGLAQINLDGKILQLFNEEKGLASNHVYALQEDDNGKLWAATATGLSRIDPSDSGILNYFASDGAVPGEFRYNASCKTRDGQLLFGGTDGVVMFNPATLGKPYLTMNLIFTGLYVNQKKITGASGKILTRPINDARTLHLQYNENSFTITFTNIDFIHPEQARFSWKLEGYDKTWSPVSPVGRTSYSNVPPGDYIFRVRLKPFAISGRMPVERDIRVIISPPIWRTPWAFLFYAALIIAIVLLVLYYNKLMHDMHSARERLRFLVNMAHEIKTPLSLIQAPIGDVIRESKDENLTEKLNMALKNAQKLQNKIGRFLDFKKIDEIKNVRPERMDAVAFVKRKIFAFRMLAEKHQLQLNLETALHKLEVYCDPELLDKILNNLLSNAIKYNKPGGFVNVRIIQHQKTWQIVVTDSGIGIPKKEQKRIFKLFFRASNAVKSQISGSGVGLVLAYDMAKVLKGSLTFKSKEGEGTTFTLTLPIGTPDIHDDVYVDSAEEEESPTSTGTNTEKEDKLKILVVEDDTDLRNYIQKVLQKEYQVLVCSNGQEAWLKVQQQLPDLVLSDVAMPRMNGRQLCINIKSNASTSHIPVILLSGLSSQENILQGLEAGADDYITKPFDSSILMAKIKTLLLNRKALKEKFIHTTGEGMEFEFKNEFDKAFVKKITTLVEENIADPDLSVRMLYSAAGMSRTAFYHKLKSLIDMSPAEFIRMIRLNHAKKLLLTRRFNVNEVAYRCGFTDAKYFSTSFKRQFGKSPSSFLTDQKK; this is translated from the coding sequence ATGAAATATTTGTCCAGATTATTATTTGCCGGATTTTTGGCTTTTTTATTTCTGACCGGCATCCCCTCTTATGCTGAAGGTTTCCGGCATTTATCGCGGAAAGACGGGCTGAGTTCCAACCGGACTTACGGAACAGTGGAAGACAAAGAAGGCTTTTTATGGATTGCCACCAGTGCCGGCATCGACCGCTTCGACGGGAAACACTTTGTTCATTATCCGCTGGAAAAACTGGAAGAAATTGCCAGTCGTGGCTTTTCATACAATTATCTGCTCATCGACACCAGCAACAATATTTTTGTGGTTTCCAACCGGGGTTATGTGTACCGGCTGAACCGGCTGCAGGATCGCTTTAATCCGGTAAAAGCTTTTTCTTTTTACAACGGAAAATATGTGGCAGCAGCCTTTCTCGACAACAATCACCACTTGTTGCTGGGCACCCCCAACGGGCTTGTGGTATACGATTATGACAGAAAACAATTCATCCCGACACCGGTAAAAAAAAATGTCCGTGGCATTCTTTCCTATGGTGACGGATACCTTCTGGGTACAACCAACGCCATTTTATGGCTCTCCAAAGACTTTAAAAGAACCCGCCAGATGGGAAAATGGAATCCAAAACTGGGCAAAAACGTACAGGTCAGAGCGTTATCGTACGATGCATTTAATAAACGAATCTGGTTTGGCACCCAAAATACCGGACTTTACTATTTTGACCTGAAAAAAAACCGGTATCAGGAAAGCCTTTGCAACGTGAACATTAAAAAATATCCGGTTTGGGACATTGTACAAGGCAACGACACTACCATGCTGGTGGGTACTGATGGCGCCGGACTTTTTCTGGTGGACTTACGAAAAAACGAAGTCATCAAGCAATACACACACAATCCCGACGATGAAGAATCCATCAGCTCCAATGTCATCTACGGCATCCTCGTCGGCCGTGAACATGTTTATTTTATTTCTACGGATATCGGAGGCGTGGATATTCTGAATCCGTTACTTCCCCATTTCAGGATGCTCCGGCGCGAAAAGGGAAACACACAATCACTCCGGAATAATGTAGTACGTGCCATTGTGGAGCCCAAGCCCGGATGGCTGGCTTTTGGAACAGAAAAAGATGTATCTCTCTGGGACCGAAAACACAACCATTGGCAACGACTCGGAAAAATATCCGATGCCGGACGTAACCGGGTTGTCACAGCCATGTCCCACTCAGATGACGGCAGTTTATGGGTAGGATATTTTCTGAACAACTTAAAAATTTACGGTCCGGCAGAAAAAAAATACGCCCCATTGCCCGAAATTCTCCTGCACATCCGCAATCCGAAAGCCATGTACTTCGACAATAACAGTCAAACACTCTGGACAGGCCGGTCGGGCCGCCAAGTCCGGTTATTGTCTTACCATTTCAACACCCGTATCCTGGACCGGTTTTCGCTCCCCGAAGTTACCGACCTGCATCCTTACCCATTGGATAAAATGCTCATTTCCACCCGACGTGGCCTTTTTATAGTCAACAAAAACACCAGCGACATTAAAAAACATCTTGCCTTTGAAAACAAACTGAACCGAATTACTTGTCTTTTGGTGGACAACCGCCAACGAATTTGGATAGGCAGCGATGGCGGAGGATTGGCCCAAATTAACCTGGACGGGAAAATATTACAGCTTTTTAATGAGGAAAAAGGGCTGGCTTCCAACCATGTTTACGCACTACAGGAAGATGACAACGGAAAACTGTGGGCCGCTACAGCCACAGGGTTATCGCGCATCGATCCTTCCGATTCGGGAATTCTAAATTATTTTGCATCCGATGGTGCCGTTCCCGGAGAGTTCCGCTACAATGCATCCTGCAAAACCCGTGACGGGCAATTACTTTTTGGAGGTACCGACGGCGTAGTCATGTTCAATCCGGCTACGCTAGGTAAACCATATCTTACGATGAATCTGATTTTTACCGGGCTCTATGTGAATCAGAAAAAGATTACCGGAGCATCCGGAAAAATTCTTACCCGTCCGATTAATGATGCCCGGACATTACATTTACAATACAACGAAAATTCGTTTACCATTACCTTTACCAACATCGATTTTATCCATCCTGAACAGGCACGATTCAGCTGGAAACTGGAGGGATATGACAAAACCTGGTCGCCGGTTTCGCCGGTGGGCCGGACATCGTATTCCAATGTACCACCGGGAGATTATATTTTCAGAGTACGCCTGAAACCATTTGCCATTTCCGGACGGATGCCTGTAGAACGCGACATCCGGGTAATTATCAGCCCGCCAATCTGGCGAACGCCCTGGGCATTTTTATTCTATGCGGCTCTTATTATCGCCATTGTCTTGTTGGTTTTATACTACAACAAACTGATGCATGACATGCACAGCGCCCGCGAACGGCTCCGTTTCCTGGTGAACATGGCCCATGAAATTAAAACGCCATTATCTCTCATTCAGGCTCCCATTGGCGATGTGATTCGCGAAAGCAAAGACGAAAACCTTACCGAAAAACTCAACATGGCGCTGAAAAACGCCCAAAAGTTACAAAACAAAATCGGCCGCTTTCTTGATTTCAAAAAAATTGACGAAATCAAAAATGTCCGTCCAGAACGTATGGATGCCGTTGCTTTTGTAAAAAGGAAAATCTTTGCTTTCCGGATGCTGGCAGAAAAACATCAATTACAATTAAATCTGGAAACCGCATTGCACAAGCTAGAAGTTTACTGCGACCCTGAATTGCTGGACAAAATATTGAATAATCTGCTCTCCAATGCCATCAAATACAACAAACCCGGCGGATTTGTTAATGTACGCATCATCCAACACCAGAAAACCTGGCAAATTGTGGTTACCGATTCCGGAATCGGTATTCCCAAAAAGGAACAAAAACGAATCTTTAAGCTGTTCTTCCGGGCAAGCAATGCGGTAAAATCACAAATCAGCGGCAGCGGCGTTGGTTTGGTGCTGGCCTATGATATGGCCAAAGTGCTCAAAGGCTCATTAACTTTTAAAAGCAAAGAAGGAGAAGGAACCACCTTTACCCTTACCCTGCCAATAGGAACACCCGATATTCATGATGATGTTTATGTGGATTCTGCTGAAGAAGAGGAAAGCCCGACATCAACCGGGACAAATACAGAAAAAGAAGACAAGTTAAAAATCCTGGTGGTGGAAGATGATACGGATTTACGAAATTACATCCAAAAAGTGCTGCAAAAAGAGTATCAGGTATTGGTTTGTTCCAACGGTCAGGAAGCCTGGCTGAAAGTCCAACAACAATTGCCCGACCTGGTACTGTCGGATGTGGCCATGCCCCGGATGAACGGACGCCAGCTGTGTATCAATATAAAATCCAATGCATCCACATCGCACATTCCGGTAATCCTGCTTTCAGGACTCAGCAGCCAGGAGAATATTTTGCAGGGACTGGAAGCCGGAGCCGACGATTACATCACCAAGCCCTTTGACTCTTCCATTTTAATGGCAAAAATCAAAACCCTGTTACTGAACAGAAAAGCGCTGAAAGAAAAATTTATTCACACAACCGGTGAAGGAATGGAATTTGAATTTAAGAATGAATTTGATAAAGCTTTCGTAAAAAAAATCACCACGCTGGTGGAAGAAAACATTGCCGATCCGGACCTTTCTGTCCGGATGCTTTACTCCGCTGCAGGAATGAGTCGTACTGCTTTTTATCACAAACTGAAATCACTGATCGACATGTCACCGGCCGAATTTATCCGGATGATCCGCCTGAATCATGCAAAAAAATTATTGCTCACAAGACGTTTTAATGTCAATGAAGTGGCTTACCGTTGCGGGTTTACCGATGCCAAATATTTCAGTACATCTTTTAAACGGCAATTTGGGAAATCTCCTTCATCATTTTTGACCGATCAAAAAAAATAA